A DNA window from Ornithobacterium rhinotracheale DSM 15997 contains the following coding sequences:
- a CDS encoding ABC transporter permease encodes MARFIISKILYGLLTLWGVVTVIFLLFNVMQGDPARMMLDQNEDPVQLAAIRHNLGYDQPKFKQYLYYLNDLSPISINSKDREDFTYYSKAKYGGKVLFSTQNYDVVLKYPYLRKSYQKQGKPVAEIIAETLPNTLILATSAIVIAFILGIVLGIISAVFKDTWIDKFLLVITSIGMSVPSFFAAIIMAYIFAYLLVDYTHLNMTGSLYEVDDYGTGKYLDLKNLILPAITLGIRPLAVITQLTRNSLLDVMSQDYIRTAFSKGLSKKQVILKHALKNALNPVITATSGWFAGMLAGAVFVEFIFGWNGIGKEIVNALNTLDQPVIMGAVLVIALAFIIINILVDILYGVLDPRVRK; translated from the coding sequence GTGGCAAGGTTCATAATCAGTAAAATACTCTATGGTTTGCTCACTTTGTGGGGTGTGGTTACCGTGATTTTCTTGCTCTTTAATGTAATGCAAGGAGACCCTGCGCGTATGATGCTCGACCAGAACGAAGACCCTGTGCAATTGGCGGCGATTCGCCATAATTTGGGCTACGACCAACCAAAATTTAAGCAGTATCTATACTATTTAAATGATTTATCGCCTATTTCTATAAATAGCAAAGACAGAGAAGATTTTACTTATTATTCTAAAGCCAAATATGGCGGAAAGGTGCTTTTTTCTACACAGAATTATGATGTAGTGCTTAAATATCCTTATTTGCGAAAATCTTACCAAAAACAAGGGAAACCCGTTGCCGAAATCATTGCTGAAACCTTGCCTAATACGCTCATTTTAGCCACCTCTGCAATTGTGATTGCATTTATTTTGGGAATTGTTTTGGGGATTATTTCTGCGGTGTTCAAAGACACTTGGATAGATAAATTTTTGCTTGTAATCACTTCGATTGGTATGAGTGTGCCGTCGTTTTTTGCCGCGATCATTATGGCGTATATTTTTGCCTATCTCTTGGTAGATTACACGCATCTGAACATGACGGGGAGTTTATACGAAGTCGATGATTATGGCACGGGCAAATATTTAGATTTAAAGAATTTAATTTTGCCTGCCATTACTTTAGGGATTCGTCCGCTTGCGGTGATTACGCAGCTCACGCGCAACTCTTTGCTCGATGTGATGAGTCAAGATTACATCAGAACCGCATTTTCCAAAGGATTGAGCAAAAAGCAAGTGATTCTAAAACACGCATTAAAAAATGCGCTAAATCCCGTAATTACCGCCACATCGGGCTGGTTTGCGGGCATGCTTGCAGGAGCCGTTTTTGTGGAATTTATTTTCGGGTGGAATGGGATAGGCAAAGAAATCGTAAACGCTTTGAACACGCTCGACCAGCCCGTGATTATGGGTGCCGTTTTGGTCATTGCATTGGCGTTTATCATCATTAATATTTTGGTGGATATTCTCTATGGCGTGCTCGACCCAAGAGTGAGAAAATAG
- a CDS encoding inorganic diphosphatase — protein sequence MKTFDVLIEIPKGSRNKYELDKKWNRIRLDRTIFSSMHYPADYGFVPNTLALDQDPLDVLVLVTEPTFPGCLIEVKTIGVFHMQDEKGPDEKLICVPVGDPVWSNLETLEDLNPHMRSEIEHFFQVYKDLEKKKVDVQGWGTKEEAEQILKDCFDRYSGEEFKMKDLI from the coding sequence ATGAAAACATTTGATGTATTAATCGAGATTCCTAAAGGAAGCCGCAACAAATATGAATTAGACAAAAAATGGAACAGAATCCGTTTAGACAGAACTATTTTCTCCTCTATGCACTACCCTGCTGATTATGGATTTGTTCCTAATACACTTGCCCTTGACCAAGACCCGCTAGATGTTTTGGTATTGGTAACAGAGCCTACTTTCCCTGGATGTTTAATCGAAGTGAAAACCATTGGTGTATTCCACATGCAAGATGAGAAAGGTCCAGACGAAAAATTAATCTGTGTACCTGTGGGCGACCCTGTTTGGAGTAACCTTGAAACGCTAGAAGACCTTAACCCGCACATGAGAAGCGAAATAGAACATTTCTTCCAAGTGTATAAAGATTTAGAGAAAAAGAAAGTAGATGTGCAAGGCTGGGGCACTAAAGAAGAAGCGGAGCAAATTTTGAAAGACTGCTTTGATCGCTACAGCGGAGAAGAATTTAAAATGAAAGATTTAATCTAA
- the mtaB gene encoding tRNA (N(6)-L-threonylcarbamoyladenosine(37)-C(2))-methylthiotransferase MtaB, which produces MNASQNNNLHKKAAFYTLGCKLNFSETSTIARSLKQGGYEQVEFDQPADVYVINTCSVTQNADKDCKRVVKMAQKANPQGFVIVVGCYAQLKPEEIAAMEGVDLVLGAKEKFNIVHFLDSLNKENTQIHSCEIEEADFYESAYSIGDRTRAFLKVQDGCDYKCTYCTIPLARGISRSDSVENVLKNAQEIAEKGIEEIVLTGVNIGDYGKGEFGNKKHDHTFLELVERLDQETDVHRIRISSIEPNLLKNELIEYTAKSQRFVPHFHIPLQSGSDEILKKMKRRYLTGLYQERVAKIKEIMPHCCIGVDVIVGFPGETEAHFLETYNFLNQLPISYLHVFTYSERDNTEAVDFEGVVPINERKKRNKMLRILSEKKRVAFYQSQLGTRRKVVWEAENKDGMMFGYTENYIKVQTPYNPDLINQCTEVDLVMLNPDGIVEVQIL; this is translated from the coding sequence ATGAATGCGTCACAAAATAACAATCTACATAAAAAAGCAGCTTTCTATACCCTTGGCTGCAAACTCAATTTTTCCGAAACCTCCACCATTGCTCGTTCGCTCAAACAAGGTGGCTATGAGCAAGTGGAGTTTGACCAGCCTGCCGATGTGTATGTAATAAACACCTGCTCGGTAACGCAAAATGCCGACAAAGATTGCAAACGCGTGGTGAAGATGGCACAAAAAGCCAATCCGCAAGGTTTTGTGATTGTGGTGGGATGTTATGCGCAATTAAAACCTGAAGAAATCGCAGCTATGGAAGGTGTGGATTTGGTTTTGGGGGCAAAAGAAAAATTTAATATTGTCCATTTTTTAGATAGCTTAAACAAGGAAAACACGCAAATTCACTCTTGCGAAATCGAAGAAGCTGATTTTTACGAAAGTGCCTACTCCATTGGCGACAGAACGCGTGCTTTCCTAAAAGTGCAAGACGGATGCGACTACAAATGTACCTATTGCACCATTCCGCTTGCGCGTGGAATTTCGCGAAGCGACAGCGTGGAAAATGTACTAAAAAATGCACAAGAAATTGCCGAAAAAGGGATTGAAGAAATCGTGCTCACGGGAGTAAACATCGGCGATTATGGAAAAGGTGAATTTGGTAACAAAAAGCACGACCACACCTTCTTGGAACTCGTGGAACGACTTGACCAAGAGACAGATGTGCACCGTATCAGAATTTCATCTATCGAACCGAATTTATTAAAAAATGAATTAATCGAATACACGGCAAAGAGCCAACGATTTGTGCCGCATTTTCATATTCCATTGCAATCAGGTAGCGACGAGATTTTAAAGAAAATGAAACGCCGCTACTTGACAGGGCTTTACCAAGAGCGTGTGGCTAAAATTAAAGAAATTATGCCGCATTGTTGCATCGGGGTAGATGTGATTGTGGGCTTCCCAGGTGAGACCGAAGCACATTTTCTTGAAACTTATAATTTCTTGAATCAATTACCAATCAGCTACTTGCATGTCTTTACTTATTCGGAGCGAGACAACACAGAAGCCGTTGATTTTGAAGGCGTAGTACCGATTAACGAAAGAAAAAAACGCAACAAAATGCTTAGAATTCTTTCCGAGAAAAAGCGTGTTGCATTTTACCAATCTCAATTGGGCACACGACGAAAAGTAGTGTGGGAGGCAGAAAATAAAGATGGCATGATGTTCGGCTATACCGAAAATTACATCAAAGTGCAAACGCCATACAATCCAGATTTAATCAATCAATGCACCGAGGTGGATTTAGTTATGCTTAATCCAGACGGCATTGTGGAAGTGCAAATTTTATGA
- a CDS encoding lipocalin family protein, with protein MKKIVLLSGLLGLSFLFTSCKNDDDNTKTNLYNGKLLGKWHLVEKKIINTSNNKANTFDFREENECAKKDYIAFNQKNQYFHESFTEGENDTCIPLNNEIEYYNFTENGEHLTINGLQFPDYLVSFPDSKTLVLKGKTQDRDQDGKEETLINTYIKIE; from the coding sequence ATGAAAAAAATAGTTTTACTCTCAGGCTTATTGGGCTTATCTTTCCTTTTTACAAGTTGTAAAAACGATGATGATAATACGAAAACTAATCTATACAATGGAAAACTTTTAGGCAAGTGGCATTTGGTGGAGAAAAAAATCATAAATACGAGTAACAACAAAGCAAATACCTTTGATTTTCGTGAGGAGAACGAATGTGCTAAGAAAGATTATATTGCTTTTAATCAAAAAAATCAATACTTCCATGAGAGCTTTACTGAAGGGGAAAATGATACTTGCATACCTTTAAACAATGAGATAGAATACTATAACTTTACTGAAAATGGTGAACACTTAACTATCAATGGATTGCAATTTCCTGACTATCTAGTGAGCTTTCCAGATAGCAAAACTTTGGTTTTAAAAGGCAAAACGCAAGATAGAGACCAAGATGGTAAAGAGGAAACTTTGATCAATACTTACATCAAAATTGAATAA
- a CDS encoding sulfatase family protein, with protein MKKAILLSSLMSVSALAMAQKKLSSKPNIVIIYADDLGINDLSCYGAKEIKTPNIDKLAQNGVRLTNAYAAAATCTPSRFSLLTGVYPWKNKNARILEGDAPMLIPQNDHNLPSQLQKAGYVTGVVGKWHLGLGNGKMDWNQKITPSPNDIGFDYSFITAATNDRVPTVFVENHSVVGLEKSDPLKVSYKTNFPGEPTGKDNPELLKLKPSQGHNQSIHNGIPRIGYQTGGKNARDQWVDEDMADLFVKKAENFISENKNKPFFLYYALHQPHVPRTPNQRFVGSTNLGPRGDAVVEADWCVGQIMEQLKKENLLDNTLVIFSSDNGPVLDDGYFDGAEETKNLHQPWGKYKGGKYSMYNAGANIPLIVYWKDQTPQKVSDALLSQIDLPASLMDLVGMKNVTFADSQDYLKTFLGKSNKHRKYLLHEGMQGKIALRQGKWSYIPPYDGPKMVPWGVTIETGNADKPQLYNLCQDPGETKNVAEKHANKIKKFDNLIKASMQ; from the coding sequence ATGAAAAAGGCTATTTTATTATCGAGCCTCATGAGTGTTTCGGCACTAGCGATGGCTCAGAAAAAATTAAGTTCAAAACCCAATATCGTAATCATTTATGCAGATGATTTGGGAATCAACGATTTGTCTTGCTATGGGGCTAAAGAAATCAAAACGCCAAACATAGACAAATTGGCGCAAAATGGTGTGAGGTTAACCAATGCTTATGCTGCAGCGGCAACCTGTACGCCGAGCCGTTTTTCATTGCTTACAGGCGTTTATCCTTGGAAAAACAAAAATGCCCGAATCCTAGAAGGCGATGCGCCGATGCTCATTCCACAAAACGACCATAATTTGCCAAGCCAATTGCAAAAGGCAGGCTATGTTACGGGCGTAGTGGGAAAATGGCATTTAGGTTTAGGAAATGGCAAAATGGACTGGAACCAAAAAATCACTCCGTCGCCCAACGATATAGGATTCGATTATTCATTCATCACCGCAGCTACCAACGACCGTGTGCCTACTGTTTTTGTAGAAAATCACTCGGTGGTGGGCTTGGAAAAATCAGACCCGCTCAAGGTGAGTTATAAAACCAATTTCCCAGGTGAGCCTACGGGAAAAGACAATCCAGAATTGCTGAAATTAAAACCTTCGCAAGGGCATAATCAAAGTATCCATAACGGAATTCCACGCATCGGCTATCAAACGGGCGGAAAGAATGCCCGCGACCAATGGGTAGATGAGGATATGGCAGATCTTTTTGTGAAAAAGGCAGAAAACTTTATTTCAGAAAATAAAAATAAACCATTTTTCTTGTACTACGCACTGCACCAGCCACATGTGCCGCGCACACCGAATCAGCGTTTTGTGGGGAGTACCAATTTAGGACCAAGAGGAGATGCCGTGGTAGAAGCCGATTGGTGTGTGGGACAAATCATGGAACAGCTTAAAAAAGAGAATTTGCTAGACAATACTTTAGTAATTTTCAGTAGCGACAATGGTCCTGTGCTTGACGATGGCTACTTTGATGGGGCAGAGGAGACCAAAAATCTTCATCAGCCTTGGGGTAAATATAAAGGTGGGAAATATAGCATGTACAACGCAGGGGCAAATATTCCTTTGATTGTATATTGGAAAGACCAAACCCCGCAAAAGGTGTCTGATGCTTTGCTTTCTCAGATTGATTTACCTGCATCTTTGATGGATTTGGTGGGAATGAAAAATGTAACTTTTGCCGATTCTCAAGATTATTTAAAAACATTTTTGGGCAAATCCAACAAGCACCGCAAATATCTGTTGCACGAGGGAATGCAAGGTAAAATTGCATTGAGACAAGGCAAATGGTCTTACATTCCGCCGTATGACGGGCCTAAAATGGTGCCATGGGGTGTAACTATCGAAACAGGAAATGCCGACAAACCACAATTGTACAATTTGTGCCAAGACCCAGGCGAGACCAAAAATGTTGCTGAAAAACACGCAAATAAAATTAAGAAATTTGATAATTTAATTAAAGCTTCAATGCAATGA
- a CDS encoding PNGase F N-terminal domain-containing protein, with protein MIHFRNCFLFCLTFCAVVLFAQQPQTVEVFKNTLVNFSNEGEIPNTIRLQSGRLLIKKVKAPVFKKGTDVSIKVKLRSNGDSWDKAGSVFVLSPKDQNNILKIAQGKAKFPSGSAPEAGFNGVLPAEGYNPPVELMRFMTPFGVGHFSDTIKFPKTKLGRPVSVPTWADFVEWNQDISQLQSLLMGEFYVGVWIDTWTKEGYLVDISLEYSGRPRPIKKVLPLVSTVYYIDGQKIPDFFSRQTLQMSFDFPKVKKSTQPELYYITSGHGGHEKGDEFVKKQNTVSIDHKPVLDFIPWRDDCASFRRFSPTSGVWVQKDTARFYNDAGGVETRVIEERLASSDLSRSNWCPGSQVLPEIAPVQLSQGKHVLAIKIPATANKENQQNHWMVSAYLVY; from the coding sequence ATGATACATTTTAGAAATTGCTTCCTTTTTTGTTTAACTTTTTGTGCAGTTGTGCTTTTTGCACAGCAACCACAAACGGTAGAAGTGTTTAAAAATACACTCGTAAATTTCAGCAACGAGGGCGAAATCCCGAATACGATTCGTTTGCAAAGTGGTCGGCTTTTAATTAAAAAAGTAAAAGCACCCGTATTTAAAAAAGGAACAGATGTTTCTATCAAAGTAAAATTGCGTTCTAATGGTGATTCTTGGGACAAGGCGGGCTCTGTTTTTGTTTTAAGCCCTAAAGATCAAAACAATATTTTAAAAATAGCGCAAGGCAAAGCCAAATTCCCAAGTGGCTCTGCACCCGAGGCGGGGTTTAATGGCGTGCTGCCTGCAGAAGGCTACAATCCGCCTGTGGAATTGATGCGTTTTATGACGCCTTTTGGCGTAGGACATTTTAGCGACACGATTAAATTCCCCAAAACCAAATTAGGGCGTCCTGTGAGTGTGCCTACTTGGGCAGATTTTGTGGAGTGGAATCAGGATATTTCGCAATTGCAATCTTTGTTGATGGGCGAATTTTATGTCGGTGTTTGGATTGATACTTGGACTAAAGAAGGCTATTTGGTAGACATCAGTTTGGAATATTCGGGAAGACCTCGCCCGATTAAAAAAGTGCTCCCGCTTGTGAGCACAGTCTACTACATTGATGGACAAAAAATCCCTGATTTCTTTTCAAGACAAACTTTGCAGATGTCTTTTGATTTTCCAAAAGTGAAAAAATCAACTCAACCTGAACTATACTACATCACTTCGGGGCATGGTGGGCATGAAAAAGGCGATGAATTTGTGAAAAAACAAAATACCGTGAGCATAGATCACAAGCCCGTTTTAGATTTTATTCCATGGAGAGATGATTGTGCTTCGTTCAGAAGGTTTAGCCCCACGAGTGGCGTTTGGGTGCAGAAAGACACGGCAAGATTTTACAACGATGCGGGCGGGGTAGAAACTCGCGTGATTGAAGAACGATTGGCGTCTTCGGATTTGTCTCGCTCTAATTGGTGCCCAGGTTCGCAAGTATTGCCTGAAATTGCCCCTGTTCAATTATCGCAAGGAAAACATGTTTTAGCTATAAAAATACCTGCCACTGCCAATAAGGAAAATCAACAAAATCATTGGATGGTTTCGGCATATTTGGTGTACTAA
- a CDS encoding GH92 family glycosyl hydrolase: protein MKKIIVLSLGLLGNLLLAQKAIDYVDPFIGTSNFGATNPGAIAPRGMLSISPFNVAFDTTGIKNPLEKDSRWLSNPYVHENTFFTGFTHVNLSGVGCPDLGVIIAMPTMGDLELNHLKYGSTYHDEKAKPGYYALTLDKYNIKAEATADTRAGITRYTFPAGQANLIINLGLGLTNEQGAVIKMNNNQEFQGMRMVGSFCYNNAEGAYPVYFYGKVSIPAEEFGSYKVADNYQGVEAQWMTYNGQTLLKPSFTNEVIGDSIGGFFSYNFKKPTQLELKIGVSYVSIENAKENLMKEIGQKDFNQVVAQTQNAWEDKLSVAEVEGGTLDQKKIFYTGLYHALIHPNILNDINGEFPLHKRVGIKKTNHQRYTVFSLWDTYRNYHSLLSLLYPQDQLDMVNTMLDIYDETGWLPKWELNNTETFTMVGDPATVVLADTYMRGITGFDKKKAYEAMLKGATQMKDNPLRPGIDDYWTYGYVSLNSGVPGPVSTTQEYNIADFAISQFAKVMGDKENQKKFDTQSKTYRKLYDKKWSLLVPKYRNGEWLKDFNPEKGANFEANEGYIEGNAYQYTFMVPQDIRGLIKLMGGNKNFVKNLDAVFEKGQFDMANEPDIAYPYLYNYIKGSEWKTQMRVNDLLNKYFTTQPAGLPGNDDTGVMSAWAMMSMMGFYPTEPAVANYALTAPKFTKIKLRLNPKFFGNDAVEIISNASPENIYIQQIKIDGKKHNSYFITDKELKSAKKIEFILGNQPKK, encoded by the coding sequence ATGAAAAAAATAATTGTTTTATCCCTTGGATTGCTTGGGAACCTACTTTTAGCACAAAAAGCAATCGATTATGTAGATCCGTTCATTGGCACCTCCAATTTTGGAGCTACCAATCCTGGAGCCATTGCGCCGCGTGGCATGTTGAGCATTTCGCCGTTTAATGTGGCGTTTGATACCACGGGCATTAAAAATCCTTTAGAAAAAGATAGCCGATGGCTTTCTAATCCATATGTGCACGAAAATACATTTTTCACAGGTTTCACGCATGTGAATTTGAGCGGTGTAGGCTGTCCAGATTTGGGCGTAATCATCGCTATGCCCACCATGGGAGATTTAGAACTAAATCACTTAAAATATGGTAGCACTTACCACGACGAAAAAGCAAAACCAGGCTACTATGCTTTGACATTGGATAAATATAACATTAAGGCAGAAGCCACTGCCGATACAAGAGCGGGCATTACTCGCTATACTTTCCCCGCAGGGCAAGCCAATTTAATCATCAATCTTGGTTTGGGCTTAACCAATGAGCAAGGAGCGGTGATCAAAATGAATAATAATCAGGAATTTCAAGGAATGCGTATGGTGGGCTCGTTTTGCTACAATAATGCAGAAGGGGCATATCCCGTGTATTTTTATGGCAAAGTTTCGATTCCTGCCGAGGAATTTGGTTCGTACAAAGTGGCAGATAACTACCAAGGCGTAGAAGCGCAATGGATGACCTATAACGGACAAACTTTGCTAAAACCTTCGTTCACTAATGAAGTCATAGGCGATAGCATCGGCGGTTTTTTTAGTTATAATTTTAAAAAACCGACACAACTTGAATTAAAGATTGGCGTTTCGTATGTAAGTATTGAAAATGCTAAAGAAAACTTGATGAAAGAAATCGGGCAAAAAGACTTTAACCAAGTGGTGGCGCAAACTCAAAACGCTTGGGAAGATAAACTCTCAGTCGCTGAGGTAGAGGGCGGAACTTTAGACCAGAAAAAAATATTTTATACAGGACTATACCACGCATTGATTCATCCCAATATTTTAAACGACATCAATGGCGAATTTCCTTTACACAAACGCGTGGGCATAAAGAAAACCAATCACCAGCGATATACCGTATTTTCGTTGTGGGATACCTACCGCAATTATCATAGCTTATTGTCGCTGTTATATCCACAAGACCAGTTGGATATGGTAAATACAATGCTCGATATTTACGACGAAACAGGTTGGTTGCCAAAATGGGAATTAAACAACACCGAAACCTTTACCATGGTAGGCGATCCTGCCACCGTTGTTTTGGCAGATACCTACATGCGTGGCATCACAGGTTTTGACAAGAAAAAAGCTTACGAAGCCATGCTAAAAGGTGCAACGCAAATGAAAGACAATCCGCTACGCCCAGGGATTGATGATTACTGGACATATGGCTATGTGAGTTTAAATTCAGGTGTGCCTGGTCCTGTTTCCACTACTCAGGAATATAATATTGCGGATTTTGCAATTTCTCAATTTGCGAAAGTGATGGGAGATAAAGAAAATCAAAAGAAATTTGATACTCAATCTAAAACTTACCGAAAATTATATGACAAAAAATGGAGTCTTCTAGTACCAAAATACAGAAATGGCGAATGGCTAAAAGACTTTAATCCAGAAAAAGGAGCCAATTTTGAAGCCAACGAGGGCTACATCGAAGGAAACGCCTATCAATACACATTTATGGTTCCGCAAGATATTCGTGGTTTAATAAAACTAATGGGCGGAAACAAAAATTTCGTGAAAAATCTAGATGCCGTGTTCGAAAAAGGACAATTCGATATGGCAAACGAGCCAGATATCGCTTATCCTTATCTATACAATTACATCAAAGGTAGCGAGTGGAAAACCCAAATGCGTGTAAACGATTTATTGAACAAATATTTTACAACACAACCTGCAGGGCTCCCTGGCAACGACGACACGGGCGTAATGTCTGCTTGGGCGATGATGAGCATGATGGGCTTTTATCCTACCGAACCAGCCGTTGCTAATTATGCACTTACGGCACCTAAGTTTACTAAAATTAAATTACGCTTAAATCCAAAATTCTTTGGAAACGATGCGGTGGAAATCATCTCCAATGCAAGCCCAGAGAACATTTACATTCAGCAAATTAAAATAGATGGTAAGAAACATAATTCTTACTTCATCACCGATAAAGAATTGAAATCTGCAAAAAAAATAGAATTTATACTGGGAAATCAACCCAAAAAATAA